The Chitinophagales bacterium genome has a segment encoding these proteins:
- a CDS encoding helix-hairpin-helix domain-containing protein, which translates to MKQFTPYLKYERNAILLLTILIGILILFKAKTLRLILNKSNNTELKSNKKYTQLIAEIESADKEYYANKYSNSINKNYQTKNYSTYRYNNNNSNYKKNYSKAKSIKVDINKANEEQFKALYGIGETYAARIVKFREKLGGFYSINQIKEVYGISDTLFQSLMPNLLISDINNVKKINICTATVEDFKAHPYINSKLAYQFVNYRTKVKMYTSIDDAKVLYAMDDDLFEKLKPYLKVNE; encoded by the coding sequence GTGAAACAATTTACACCATATTTAAAGTATGAGAGAAATGCAATATTGTTGCTTACAATATTAATTGGTATTTTAATCTTATTTAAAGCTAAAACACTTAGATTAATATTAAATAAATCAAATAATACTGAATTAAAGTCAAATAAAAAATATACTCAATTAATTGCTGAGATAGAATCTGCAGATAAAGAATACTATGCTAATAAATATTCTAATTCAATAAATAAAAACTATCAAACAAAAAACTATTCTACATATAGATATAATAACAATAATTCTAATTATAAAAAGAACTATAGCAAAGCTAAATCTATTAAAGTAGATATTAATAAAGCCAATGAAGAACAGTTTAAAGCACTATATGGAATAGGTGAAACTTATGCTGCACGAATTGTAAAGTTTAGAGAAAAGTTAGGTGGTTTTTATTCCATCAATCAAATAAAAGAAGTATATGGTATTTCAGATACATTGTTTCAAAGTTTAATGCCAAATCTTTTAATTTCTGATATAAATAATGTCAAAAAAATAAATATATGCACAGCAACAGTAGAAGATTTTAAAGCACATCCATACATCAACTCAAAGTTAGCCTATCAGTTTGTTAACTACAGAACAAAAGTGAAGATGTATACCAGTATAGATGATGCAAAAGTCTTATATGCAATGGATGATGATTTATTTGAAAAACTAAAACCATATTTAAAAGTTAATGAATAA
- a CDS encoding acyl-CoA dehydrogenase family protein, producing MDFKQTENQILIQQTIRDFAEKHIRPNVLQWDEEQYFPIETLKELGHLGLMGILIPETLGGFGFGYFEYITALIELGKVDGALTLSVAAHNSLCTNHIYKFGNETQKQKWIPKLATGEWIGAWGLTEPNTGSDAGRMKCVARKEGNEWIINGTKNFITHGISGNVAVVIARTGELLDSRGMTAFVVERGTAGFKGGKKENKLGMRCSETAEMIFEDCRVPEENVLGNVGDGFIQAMKILDGGRISIASLSLGIATGAYEAAVKYAKEREQFGKPIADFQAIAFKLADMATQIEAAKLLTFQAADMFMRGENINKESAYAKYYASEVAVRVATDAVQIFGGYGYIKDFPVEKFYRDSKLCTIGEGTSEIQKLVISRAILKGN from the coding sequence ATGGACTTTAAGCAAACAGAAAACCAAATTTTAATACAGCAAACAATAAGAGATTTTGCTGAAAAACACATTAGACCGAATGTCTTACAGTGGGACGAAGAACAGTATTTTCCTATTGAAACTTTAAAAGAATTAGGACACTTAGGATTAATGGGAATTTTAATTCCAGAAACTTTAGGTGGTTTTGGTTTTGGGTATTTTGAATATATTACAGCACTTATAGAATTAGGCAAAGTAGATGGAGCGCTTACTTTATCTGTTGCCGCTCATAATTCGTTGTGTACTAATCATATTTATAAGTTTGGAAATGAAACTCAAAAACAAAAATGGATTCCTAAGTTAGCAACTGGAGAGTGGATTGGTGCGTGGGGATTGACAGAGCCAAATACAGGTTCTGATGCTGGAAGAATGAAATGTGTAGCTAGAAAAGAAGGTAATGAATGGATAATTAATGGTACTAAGAATTTTATTACGCATGGAATTTCTGGAAATGTAGCAGTTGTTATTGCACGAACAGGTGAGTTATTAGACAGTAGAGGCATGACTGCTTTTGTTGTAGAAAGAGGTACTGCTGGTTTTAAAGGAGGCAAAAAAGAAAACAAATTAGGTATGCGTTGCTCTGAAACTGCTGAAATGATTTTTGAAGATTGTAGAGTACCAGAAGAAAATGTATTAGGAAATGTTGGCGATGGTTTTATACAAGCCATGAAAATTTTAGATGGTGGTAGAATTTCTATAGCATCGTTAAGTTTGGGTATTGCTACTGGAGCTTATGAAGCAGCAGTGAAATATGCAAAAGAAAGAGAGCAGTTTGGTAAACCAATTGCCGATTTTCAAGCTATTGCTTTTAAGTTGGCAGATATGGCTACACAGATAGAAGCTGCTAAATTACTTACTTTCCAAGCAGCCGATATGTTTATGCGAGGCGAAAATATAAATAAAGAATCTGCTTATGCTAAATATTATGCATCAGAAGTGGCTGTTAGAGTAGCTACAGATGCGGTACAAATTTTTGGCGGATATGGCTATATTAAAGATTTTCCTGTAGAAAAGTTTTATAGAGATTCGAAGTTGTGTACTATTGGCGAAGGTACTTCTGAAATACAGAAATTAGTAATTAGTAGAGCTATTTTAAAAGGCAATTAG
- a CDS encoding IS1634 family transposase — MSFLRIEKKSSGTYLRILESYRNDEGKSKHKILHTLGKVEDYKPAQLRAIGIQLFELGGGEVKALLTGDLLELGRYNYGYQYLYQKVLQHYGLQDVFRRIASKNKLQFNFSDAVLLMLLERLQDPCSKHQNYLHQSEYLNLPTVSLHHLYRTLDKLADNQSLIQQQIFQTGRDLFNQKLDVVFYDVTTLYFESEVEQQGKLRQKGFSKDGKIGNTQILFCMLIDTDKNPIGYQIFEGNTYEGHTFEKALIDLKKQYQIEKIIMVADRGMLSKHNIEITKNNGYEFILGERIKSLPKTLQTELTDLASFTKQWIYHDTTGEAIVITYKTVEHDGKTIIVTHSQKRAKKDKQDREDKEATAKILLKNTALITKKASRFYIQQNPKGSYELNEQKLINDAKYDGILAISTNNKTLTATQVLEQYKQLYKIEHTFRTFKAHLEIRPMFHWTDKRIKGHICLCYIAYTLLNYTLQRTNKSGLKLTENTLRTTLNKMQVSLLQHNKEQIYVRSRPTENEIALQRAIGLMPLQPIIPKDKLTL; from the coding sequence ATGTCATTTTTGCGGATAGAGAAAAAATCATCAGGCACGTATTTGCGTATCTTAGAAAGCTATCGAAATGATGAGGGCAAATCAAAGCACAAAATATTACACACACTTGGCAAAGTAGAAGATTATAAACCAGCCCAATTGCGAGCCATCGGTATCCAATTATTTGAGTTAGGTGGTGGCGAAGTAAAGGCATTGCTAACTGGCGATTTGTTAGAATTAGGCAGATACAATTATGGCTATCAATACCTCTACCAAAAAGTATTACAGCATTATGGTTTGCAAGATGTGTTTCGCAGAATAGCCTCAAAAAACAAACTACAATTTAATTTTTCGGATGCTGTTTTGTTGATGCTTTTAGAGCGATTACAAGATCCGTGTAGTAAACATCAAAATTATCTACATCAGTCGGAATATCTTAATTTGCCTACTGTTTCGCTACATCACTTGTATCGAACTTTAGATAAATTAGCCGACAATCAATCGCTCATTCAACAACAAATTTTCCAAACAGGCAGAGATTTATTTAATCAAAAATTGGATGTTGTATTTTATGATGTAACCACTTTGTATTTTGAAAGTGAAGTAGAACAACAAGGCAAACTTAGGCAAAAAGGATTTAGTAAAGATGGCAAAATAGGAAACACACAAATCTTGTTTTGTATGCTCATAGATACTGATAAAAATCCGATTGGTTATCAAATTTTTGAAGGCAATACCTACGAAGGACATACTTTTGAAAAAGCATTAATCGATTTAAAAAAACAATATCAAATAGAAAAAATAATTATGGTAGCAGATAGAGGTATGTTATCGAAACATAACATCGAAATTACCAAAAACAATGGCTACGAATTTATACTTGGCGAACGCATCAAAAGTTTACCTAAAACATTACAAACCGAGCTTACCGATTTAGCTTCTTTTACCAAACAATGGATATACCATGATACAACTGGCGAAGCCATTGTAATTACATATAAAACCGTAGAACACGATGGTAAAACAATCATCGTAACACACAGCCAAAAACGAGCAAAAAAAGACAAACAAGATAGAGAAGACAAAGAAGCTACAGCTAAAATACTATTAAAAAATACAGCTCTAATTACCAAAAAAGCAAGTAGGTTTTATATACAACAAAACCCAAAAGGCAGCTATGAACTGAATGAACAAAAACTAATAAACGATGCAAAGTACGATGGCATTTTGGCTATTAGCACCAACAACAAAACCCTTACAGCAACACAAGTATTAGAACAATACAAACAACTTTATAAAATAGAACACACCTTTAGAACCTTTAAAGCACACTTAGAAATAAGACCCATGTTTCATTGGACAGACAAACGAATTAAAGGACATATTTGTTTATGCTATATCGCTTATACACTATTAAACTACACACTACAAAGAACCAATAAAAGCGGACTAAAACTCACAGAGAATACGCTAAGAACTACGCTAAATAAAATGCAAGTAAGCTTGTTACAACACAATAAAGAGCAAATCTATGTACGTTCAAGACCAACAGAAAACGAAATTGCACTTCAAAGAGCAATAGGTTTAATGCCATTACAACCCATCATTCCAAAAGACAAACTAACACTATAA
- the uvrA gene encoding excinuclease ABC subunit UvrA, producing MQQLPPIAEEEITHLNVYGAREHNLKNIEVHLPRNQFIVITGLSGSGKSSLAFDTIFAEGQRRYMESLSTYARQFLGSMERPDVEKITGLSPVISIEQKSTNRNPRSTVGTTTEIYDFLRLLFARISEAYSYNTGKKMVKFSEDQIIQTIIQQFNQQKIAILAPVVRGRKGHYRELFEEIRKKGYLRVRVDGETKEIQNKMQVDRYKIHDIEIVIDRLKVDKKDIQRVRDSIAAALKEGNGLLFVEEIDNKQIHTFSKSLMCVDTGISYEEPSPNSFSFNSPYGACPTCKGLGVLKQADEDKIIPDKSKNIYDGGIVALGEYKNNHSFKTVESILKQFNFSLKTPINELSEEVLNILLYGTDEKVEVETDFDNKKKYKFSYHGIAKQIEQSYHDETSIALYHWARNYISSVPCTECNGTRLKNITLWFKIDNRNISDVAHYDLDELFAWVQTLPKKLNNAQNIIAKDILKELTDRIGFLLDVGLTYLTLDRATASLSGGESQRIRLATQIGSQLMGITYILDEPSIGLHQRDNHRLITALRNLADIGNTVIVVEHDKDIMLKADYIIDLGPKAGVHGGEIVAQGNPKSFIKNNTITAQFLSGKMKIDIPKKRRKGNGNQLILKGASGNNLKKVDATFPLGMLIGVSGVSGSGKSTLINDTLYKILNQHLYRTPHQPMAYKSIEGLEFIDKVIEIDQSPIGRTPRSNPATYIKVFDEIRRLYASLPESQIRGYKAGQFSFNVQGGRCETCSGGGMKLIEMNFLPDVYVECDVCLGKRYNSQTLEVKYKAKSIFDVLDMTIEDAVVFFENIPKIHRKLKTLLDVGLGYIKVGQSSTTLSGGEAQRVKLSEELSKKDTGNTFYILDEPTTGLHFEDIKVLLDILQKLVDKGNTVLVIEHNLDVIKVCDYIIDLGPEGGKNGGTIVATGTPEQVSTNKKSITGKFLLEEL from the coding sequence ATGCAACAGTTGCCACCAATAGCCGAAGAAGAAATCACTCATCTTAATGTGTATGGTGCAAGAGAACACAATCTTAAAAACATAGAAGTTCACTTACCACGCAATCAGTTTATCGTCATTACTGGGTTAAGTGGAAGTGGCAAATCGTCCTTAGCTTTCGATACCATTTTTGCCGAAGGTCAACGCCGTTATATGGAAAGCTTGTCTACCTACGCCAGACAGTTTTTAGGTAGTATGGAACGACCTGATGTAGAAAAAATTACAGGTTTAAGTCCTGTTATTTCTATAGAACAAAAATCGACCAATAGAAATCCTCGTTCTACTGTTGGAACAACTACAGAAATATATGATTTTTTACGATTATTGTTTGCAAGAATTAGTGAGGCATATTCTTATAACACAGGAAAAAAAATGGTCAAGTTCTCAGAAGACCAAATTATCCAAACCATTATTCAGCAATTCAATCAACAAAAAATTGCAATACTCGCACCAGTGGTAAGAGGAAGAAAAGGACATTATAGAGAGTTGTTTGAAGAAATTAGAAAGAAAGGATATTTGCGTGTTCGTGTTGATGGCGAAACCAAAGAAATTCAGAATAAAATGCAAGTGGATCGTTACAAAATCCACGATATAGAAATTGTAATAGACAGATTAAAAGTTGATAAAAAAGACATTCAACGCGTAAGAGATTCTATTGCTGCGGCATTAAAAGAAGGCAATGGCTTGTTGTTTGTAGAAGAAATAGACAATAAACAAATACATACATTTAGTAAGTCTTTAATGTGTGTAGATACTGGTATTTCTTACGAAGAACCATCGCCTAATTCATTTTCCTTTAATTCACCTTATGGTGCTTGTCCAACTTGCAAAGGATTAGGTGTTTTAAAACAAGCTGATGAAGACAAAATCATTCCAGATAAATCCAAAAATATTTACGATGGTGGAATTGTAGCATTAGGAGAATATAAAAACAACCACTCATTTAAAACCGTAGAAAGTATTTTAAAGCAATTCAATTTCTCACTAAAAACACCAATCAACGAATTATCCGAAGAAGTATTAAATATATTACTATATGGTACTGATGAAAAAGTTGAAGTAGAAACAGATTTTGATAATAAAAAGAAATATAAATTTTCATATCATGGAATAGCAAAACAAATAGAACAATCGTACCATGATGAAACTTCAATTGCTTTGTATCATTGGGCGAGAAATTATATCAGCAGTGTTCCTTGCACCGAATGTAATGGAACTCGATTAAAAAATATTACGCTTTGGTTTAAAATAGACAACCGAAATATTAGCGATGTAGCCCACTACGATTTAGATGAACTTTTTGCTTGGGTGCAAACCTTGCCTAAAAAACTAAACAATGCACAAAATATAATTGCAAAAGATATTTTAAAAGAATTAACAGATAGAATTGGCTTCTTGTTAGATGTTGGTTTAACTTATTTAACATTAGATAGAGCAACTGCAAGTTTATCAGGTGGTGAATCGCAACGCATTAGATTAGCTACACAAATTGGTTCTCAATTAATGGGAATTACTTATATATTAGATGAACCAAGTATAGGTTTACATCAAAGAGACAATCATCGTTTAATTACAGCACTTAGAAATTTAGCAGATATTGGCAATACAGTAATCGTAGTAGAACACGACAAAGACATTATGCTTAAAGCAGATTATATTATCGACCTTGGACCAAAAGCTGGTGTTCATGGTGGAGAAATCGTAGCACAAGGCAATCCAAAATCGTTTATCAAAAACAATACTATTACTGCACAATTCTTATCAGGAAAAATGAAAATAGATATTCCTAAGAAAAGAAGAAAAGGCAATGGCAATCAATTGATATTAAAAGGTGCAAGTGGAAATAATCTTAAAAAGGTAGATGCTACATTTCCACTAGGCATGTTAATTGGTGTTTCAGGTGTCTCAGGAAGTGGTAAGTCAACATTAATTAACGATACTTTATATAAGATATTAAATCAACATTTATATAGAACACCACATCAACCAATGGCGTATAAAAGTATAGAAGGATTGGAGTTTATTGATAAAGTAATAGAAATAGACCAATCGCCAATTGGTAGAACACCAAGAAGTAATCCTGCAACATATATTAAAGTATTTGATGAAATAAGGCGACTGTATGCTTCGTTGCCAGAATCTCAAATTCGTGGTTACAAAGCTGGACAGTTTTCTTTTAATGTTCAAGGTGGACGATGCGAAACATGTAGTGGTGGTGGTATGAAATTAATAGAAATGAATTTCTTGCCAGATGTTTATGTAGAATGTGATGTGTGTTTAGGCAAACGCTACAACAGTCAAACGCTTGAAGTAAAATACAAAGCAAAATCTATTTTTGATGTGTTGGATATGACAATTGAAGATGCAGTAGTATTCTTTGAAAACATACCTAAAATTCATCGCAAATTAAAAACACTGTTAGATGTTGGTTTGGGTTATATTAAAGTCGGACAGTCATCTACTACGCTAAGTGGTGGAGAAGCACAACGCGTAAAGCTATCGGAAGAGCTGAGTAAAAAAGATACAGGTAACACTTTTTATATACTAGATGAACCTACAACAGGTTTGCATTTTGAAGACATCAAAGTACTATTAGACATATTACAAAAATTAGTAGATAAAGGCAATACGGTTTTGGTAATAGAACACAATTTAGATGTTATAAAAGTCTGTGATTATATTATTGATCTTGGACCAGAAGGCGGAAAAAATGGAGGCACAATAGTGGCAACAGGCACACCAGAACAAGTGAGTACTAATAAAAAAAGCATCACAGGAAAATTTTTACTAGAAGAATTGTGA
- a CDS encoding DUF3997 domain-containing protein produces MSKYIIFSLFIFIVFLFFKECDGLGDGYYIYDDGSPIVSIVYNNMTIVDCEVVDYVYNNHYILVYRIINEYFSRSKDNDNQYINKYKTNKQFFIIEKKTHYYYGPLTYEQYSQRRIGLSIPSRLELDTTKTKLWN; encoded by the coding sequence ATGAGTAAGTATATAATATTTAGTTTGTTTATTTTTATTGTATTTTTATTTTTTAAGGAATGCGATGGTTTGGGAGATGGTTATTATATCTATGATGATGGGTCACCTATCGTATCAATAGTATATAATAATATGACAATAGTAGATTGTGAAGTAGTAGATTATGTGTATAATAACCATTATATTTTAGTGTATAGAATAATTAATGAATATTTCTCTAGATCTAAAGATAATGATAATCAATATATAAATAAATATAAAACCAATAAACAGTTTTTTATAATAGAGAAAAAAACTCATTATTATTATGGTCCATTGACTTATGAGCAATATTCGCAGAGAAGAATAGGGCTTTCAATTCCTTCAAGATTAGAGTTAGACACTACAAAAACTAAATTATGGAATTAA
- a CDS encoding phage holin family protein — protein MKMIVRFIIQVGVIIALSYLMPKIGFEQFGVDSVADALKIAIVLGLLNLFIRPILKIIAFPITCITMGLFSFVINALIVLLADNLLEGFHTGGFWAALVFSIAYAFASSSISSIIIDND, from the coding sequence ATGAAAATGATAGTTCGATTTATTATTCAAGTAGGTGTAATTATAGCACTCTCCTACTTAATGCCAAAAATTGGCTTTGAACAATTTGGCGTAGATTCGGTTGCCGATGCGTTAAAAATTGCAATTGTATTAGGATTGCTCAATTTATTTATTCGACCAATACTTAAAATTATTGCATTTCCTATTACCTGTATTACAATGGGTTTGTTTTCTTTTGTAATTAATGCCTTAATTGTTTTACTAGCCGATAATCTTTTAGAAGGATTTCATACTGGTGGATTTTGGGCAGCATTGGTATTTAGTATCGCTTATGCATTTGCAAGCTCTAGCATAAGCAGTATAATTATTGATAATGATTGA
- a CDS encoding gliding motility lipoprotein GldD, which yields MKSKHIYILFSIILMFTACKEHYTPKKNAYYRLSFPTTKTLTTYQNNTCPFSFQYPNYWIVQKDSNDLQELSNHPCWFNLVVPEHKVKIYFSYTAIDANNTLDKLVKDSYKMSFKHAIKADYIDDIPFKTKNNVEGVMYDVGGNAASGLQFYLTDSIQHFLRGSLYFYNTPNYDSIAPAFDYFSKDVDIIVNSFTWQ from the coding sequence ATGAAATCAAAACATATATATATACTATTCTCAATTATTTTAATGTTTACTGCTTGTAAAGAACACTATACACCAAAAAAAAATGCTTACTATCGTTTGTCGTTTCCAACAACCAAAACACTCACTACATATCAAAACAATACTTGTCCGTTTTCATTTCAATATCCAAACTATTGGATAGTACAAAAAGACAGCAATGATTTGCAAGAGTTATCCAATCATCCATGTTGGTTTAATTTGGTAGTACCAGAACATAAAGTCAAAATTTATTTTAGCTACACCGCAATAGATGCCAACAATACTTTAGATAAACTAGTAAAAGACAGTTATAAAATGAGTTTTAAACATGCTATTAAAGCCGACTATATTGATGATATTCCATTCAAAACCAAAAACAATGTAGAAGGCGTAATGTATGATGTTGGTGGAAATGCTGCTTCTGGTTTACAGTTTTATTTAACCGATAGCATACAACATTTTTTAAGAGGTTCGCTTTATTTTTACAATACACCTAACTACGATTCTATTGCTCCTGCGTTTGATTATTTTAGCAAAGATGTCGATATAATTGTCAACTCATTTACTTGGCAATAA
- the gldE gene encoding gliding motility-associated protein GldE has translation MDDEIPISLIVNFIGSVNWQQIFLPFSYQVIVELLAILILLILTALMCSTEVAFFSIDHQQQKKMEESNDETDKHILSLLKQPQYLLATLVFSITLFSLGIVLIFENLVVVVFQPAFLEKNKVWEFVIKVAFETFIIVLFAEVIPKVYASQKSYSVARSLVGLIRIFRKLFSPIIRILVATTNFIEKRLHTTNKSITAQDLDEAIDITNTDDAYENDSKILKGIIKFGNITVKQIMKSRLDVVAVDHDANFSELLDIVRDSGYSRIPVYNDDVDKVVGIIYAKDLLQFLDEPKDFNWNSFIKPAKFVPENKKIDVLLEEFQASRVHMAIVVDEYGGTNGIITLEDILEEVIGDIRDEYDDVIEIDYKKIDDHNYIFEGRTAINDVCKIINTSTDTFENIRGNADSLAGLILELNAELPKLNQIINYKNYSFKVVEKDKTRIKQIKITIA, from the coding sequence ATGGACGACGAAATTCCCATATCGCTTATAGTAAATTTTATTGGTAGTGTAAATTGGCAACAGATATTTTTGCCATTTTCATATCAAGTAATAGTAGAATTATTAGCTATTTTAATTTTACTAATACTTACTGCTTTAATGTGTTCTACAGAAGTGGCTTTCTTTTCTATCGACCATCAACAACAAAAGAAAATGGAAGAAAGCAATGACGAAACAGACAAACATATACTAAGTTTACTTAAGCAACCACAATATTTATTAGCCACATTGGTTTTTTCTATCACACTATTTTCATTAGGTATTGTTTTAATTTTTGAAAATTTAGTGGTGGTAGTTTTTCAACCTGCATTTTTAGAAAAAAATAAAGTTTGGGAATTTGTTATTAAAGTAGCTTTTGAAACATTTATTATTGTACTCTTTGCAGAAGTAATACCAAAAGTATATGCTTCGCAAAAAAGCTATAGTGTTGCCAGAAGTTTAGTAGGTTTAATTCGCATTTTCAGAAAACTATTTTCGCCAATTATACGCATACTTGTTGCTACAACTAATTTTATTGAAAAAAGATTACACACTACCAACAAATCTATAACAGCACAAGATTTAGATGAAGCAATAGACATTACCAATACTGATGATGCATATGAAAACGACTCTAAAATTTTAAAAGGAATTATTAAATTTGGAAATATTACTGTAAAACAAATAATGAAGTCTAGATTAGATGTAGTTGCAGTAGACCACGATGCTAATTTTTCTGAGTTGTTGGATATAGTAAGAGATTCTGGCTACTCTAGAATTCCTGTTTACAATGATGATGTAGACAAAGTAGTAGGAATTATATATGCAAAAGACTTATTACAGTTTCTAGATGAACCAAAAGATTTTAACTGGAACTCATTTATAAAACCAGCTAAGTTTGTTCCAGAAAATAAAAAAATAGATGTACTACTAGAAGAATTTCAAGCAAGCAGAGTACACATGGCAATTGTAGTAGATGAATATGGTGGCACTAATGGCATTATTACACTAGAAGATATTTTAGAAGAAGTAATTGGCGACATTAGAGACGAATACGATGATGTAATAGAAATTGACTATAAAAAAATAGACGATCACAATTATATTTTTGAAGGAAGAACTGCTATTAATGATGTGTGTAAAATCATCAATACTTCTACAGATACTTTTGAAAACATAAGAGGCAATGCAGATTCTCTTGCTGGTTTAATTTTAGAACTCAATGCAGAATTGCCAAAATTAAATCAAATCATCAACTATAAAAATTACAGTTTTAAAGTAGTAGAAAAAGACAAAACAAGAATAAAACAAATTAAAATAACTATCGCTTAA
- the ssb gene encoding single-stranded DNA-binding protein → MSVNKAILIGRLGKDPEVRRINEGTTVCNFPLATREVYKTKEGDYNELTEWHNIVMWRGIAERAEKILKKGMNVYIEGKIKTRSWEKDGVKRYITEIVVENFQLVERRNNNNDNSVDSDKDEADAIDETEISQNFEDDLPF, encoded by the coding sequence ATGAGTGTAAACAAAGCAATATTGATAGGTCGTTTAGGAAAAGATCCTGAGGTAAGAAGAATTAATGAAGGTACAACCGTATGTAATTTTCCTTTAGCTACTAGAGAAGTTTATAAAACTAAAGAAGGCGATTACAATGAACTTACCGAATGGCATAATATTGTAATGTGGAGAGGCATTGCCGAACGAGCAGAGAAAATATTAAAAAAAGGCATGAATGTTTACATTGAAGGAAAAATTAAAACTCGCTCTTGGGAAAAAGATGGTGTTAAAAGATATATTACCGAAATTGTAGTTGAAAATTTTCAACTGGTAGAAAGAAGAAATAACAATAACGACAATAGTGTTGACAGCGACAAAGATGAAGCAGATGCTATTGACGAAACAGAAATTAGTCAAAATTTTGAAGATGATTTACCATTTTAA
- the mutY gene encoding A/G-specific adenine glycosylase, producing the protein MQSFNKKLINWHLKHPRNLPWKATNNAYYIWLSEIILQQTRVEQGLPYYEKFVQHYPKVEDLANAPLDEVLKLWEGLGYYSRARNLHLAAQQIVADYNGKLPNSYDELLKIKGIGSYTAAAIASFAFNLPHAVVDGNVFRVLARVFGIATPIDTTQGKKEFEALANQLLDKKQAALFNQAIMDFGAIQCVPRNPNCSICIFNDSCFAYINNKINDLPFKSKKIKKKERYFHFVVAYNQHNIVIVQRTEQDIWQSLFQFPMLETDTSTIPSDLQAFGINELNSFIYKQQLTHQKIIGIFYELKTEKIDTIAKKWNAMKVNKSKINNFAFPRIINNYLKDRFIYLI; encoded by the coding sequence ATGCAGTCATTTAACAAAAAACTAATCAATTGGCACTTAAAGCATCCAAGAAACTTGCCTTGGAAAGCCACAAACAATGCTTATTACATTTGGTTGTCTGAAATTATTTTGCAGCAAACTAGAGTAGAACAAGGTTTGCCTTACTACGAAAAATTTGTACAGCATTATCCTAAAGTAGAAGATTTAGCAAATGCTCCTTTAGATGAAGTATTAAAACTTTGGGAAGGTTTGGGTTATTATAGTAGAGCCAGAAATTTACACTTAGCTGCACAACAAATTGTAGCAGATTATAATGGCAAATTACCTAATTCGTACGATGAATTATTAAAAATTAAAGGTATTGGTAGTTATACTGCTGCAGCAATAGCTTCGTTTGCTTTTAATTTACCACATGCAGTAGTAGATGGCAATGTATTTAGAGTACTTGCTAGAGTTTTTGGTATTGCTACACCAATTGATACGACTCAAGGGAAAAAAGAGTTTGAAGCACTAGCCAATCAACTGTTAGATAAGAAACAAGCCGCTTTATTTAACCAAGCGATAATGGATTTTGGAGCAATTCAATGTGTGCCTAGAAATCCAAATTGTAGTATTTGCATTTTTAATGACAGTTGCTTTGCCTATATCAACAATAAAATAAATGACTTGCCATTCAAATCAAAAAAAATAAAAAAGAAAGAAAGGTATTTCCATTTTGTAGTAGCTTACAATCAGCACAATATTGTTATTGTACAAAGAACGGAACAAGACATTTGGCAAAGTTTATTTCAATTTCCTATGCTAGAAACAGATACTAGTACTATACCAAGCGATTTACAAGCATTTGGAATTAATGAACTCAACAGTTTTATTTATAAACAACAGCTTACACATCAAAAAATAATTGGTATCTTTTACGAGTTAAAAACTGAAAAAATAGATACTATTGCTAAAAAATGGAATGCTATGAAAGTAAATAAGTCAAAAATAAATAACTTTGCATTTCCTAGAATAATCAATAATTATTTGAAAGATAGATTTATTTACTTAATTTAG